The DNA segment ACCGCGCTCACCGTCTCGCCCAGCTCCCACGGGTCGCGCCGCCCCAGCCGGTGCCTGCCTCGCCCGGCCCGCCCCAGCCGCGCGAGGCTGTGGGCGCCGGCGGCCACCCCGGCCACCCCGGCCAGGACGGCAACCAGGTCCCGGACGGCCAGGCCCCGGACGGGGGTTGTGGACAATCGGAGGCCCTCCTCGTGCTGGTCGGCTACGCTCCCCCACCGGGGACCCGACGCGGGATCGGGACGGTTCAGCGCGGGTCGGACGCGGGTCGGGTCGGGCGCGGGTTCGGACGCGGTCGGACGAGGGACGCACGGGTCGGGCGCGGGGTCGGACGAGGGACGGGACGGTCGGGCGGTGGGCTGGACGGGCTGGGTCGGGATCGGGCTGGGCGTGGGCGGCGTGGCCATCCTCGCCTGGACCGCGCTGGCGCGCACCCCGGCGCCCGCGACCGCGGCGCCCGGTGCGGATCCGGGCGGCGGGAACGGGTGGACGTTCGAGGCGTACGAGGCCGGGTGGCGGGAGGTGCACCTGCTCGGTGAGGAGGCGCGCCCCGGGGGGCGGCTGGCCGCCTGGTACCTGCGGCTGCCCTATGCGGTTGGGTCGCCGCTGGCCAGGGCGGGGGTGGATCCCGACCTGGTGACGCTGGCGGCGCTGTGGGTGGCCCTGGCGGCCGGGTGGACGGCCACGCTCGGGCCGGGGTGGGCGGCGGCCGCGGGGGGGCTCACCCTGCTGGCCGGGGTGGCCGACTCGGTCGACGGGGCGGTGGCGGTCATGCAGCGCCGGACCAGCGCCTTCGGGTTCGTGTGGGACTCGACGGCCGACCGGCTGGCCGACCTGGCCCTGATCGCCGGGCCGGTGGCGCTGGTCGCGACCGGGGCCGGGCCGGGCTGGGGGGCGGCCGCGGTGGCCGCCGGGACGGCCGCGGCCGGGCTGGTGCTGCTG comes from the Actinomycetota bacterium genome and includes:
- a CDS encoding CDP-alcohol phosphatidyltransferase family protein, with product MGWTGWVGIGLGVGGVAILAWTALARTPAPATAAPGADPGGGNGWTFEAYEAGWREVHLLGEEARPGGRLAAWYLRLPYAVGSPLARAGVDPDLVTLAALWVALAAGWTATLGPGWAAAAGGLTLLAGVADSVDGAVAVMQRRTSAFGFVWDSTADRLADLALIAGPVALVATGAGPGWGAAAVAAGTAAAGLVLLLEYVRARAQAGQVAAAWTLATPGERPTRVIVLGLAGLAVGAAQLGGDGLAGAALDAGYPLALAALALLEAVGCVQLLLAVRHASSRLR